The following coding sequences are from one Natrarchaeobaculum sulfurireducens window:
- a CDS encoding helix-turn-helix domain-containing protein, translating to MSIDVVDLESDRSVLRSQADGGVVAQLRLDHPDLVLRPTLRRVSDVSVEPEYWTTLETGRTLLFVTVFADVFDGFETALETDPTVVDPVLVDRYPDRRVYRVALADRAKRFAAGTAEVGGRLLEITSSRDGWLVQLQFPNRDALVAFNEHCRGRDVSIAVEHLRVSDDGDDGVVALTEKQQELLAVAHEEGYFDVPRGISQDELAERLGVSKSAVSQRLRRAIGELCDATLAR from the coding sequence GTGAGCATCGACGTCGTCGACCTCGAGAGCGACCGGTCCGTTCTCAGGTCCCAGGCCGACGGTGGGGTCGTTGCACAGCTGCGACTCGACCATCCGGATCTCGTCCTCCGACCGACCCTGCGTCGTGTCTCCGACGTAAGCGTCGAACCGGAGTACTGGACGACCCTCGAGACGGGCCGTACCCTCCTGTTCGTCACCGTTTTCGCCGACGTCTTCGACGGCTTCGAGACGGCACTCGAGACCGACCCGACCGTGGTCGACCCCGTTCTGGTCGACCGGTACCCTGACCGGCGGGTCTACCGCGTCGCCCTCGCCGACCGGGCGAAACGCTTCGCCGCTGGAACCGCCGAGGTCGGGGGGCGACTGCTCGAGATCACGAGTTCGCGCGACGGGTGGCTGGTCCAGCTCCAGTTCCCGAATCGGGACGCACTCGTCGCGTTCAACGAGCACTGTCGCGGTCGAGACGTCTCGATCGCGGTCGAACACCTCCGTGTCTCCGACGACGGCGACGACGGCGTCGTTGCACTTACAGAAAAACAACAGGAACTGCTCGCGGTTGCCCACGAAGAGGGGTATTTCGACGTCCCTCGTGGCATCTCTCAGGACGAACTCGCCGAGCGACTCGGCGTCTCGAAGTCGGCCGTCTCTCAGCGGCTCCGGCGAGCAATCGGCGAACTCTGCGACGCAACGCTCGCTCGATAG